In one Streptomyces marincola genomic region, the following are encoded:
- the rpsG gene encoding 30S ribosomal protein S7, with protein MPRKGPAPKRPVHIDPVYGSPLVTSLINKVLLNGKRSTAERIVYGAMEGLRDKTGNDPVITLKRALENVKPTLEVRSRRVGGATYQVPVEVRPGRSSTLALRWLVGYSRARREKTMTERLMNELLDASNGLGASVKKREDTHKMAESNKAFAHYRW; from the coding sequence ATGCCTCGTAAGGGCCCTGCCCCGAAGCGGCCGGTGCACATCGACCCGGTCTACGGCTCTCCTCTGGTGACCTCCCTGATCAACAAGGTGCTGCTGAACGGCAAGCGCTCCACCGCCGAGCGCATCGTCTACGGCGCCATGGAGGGGCTGCGGGACAAGACCGGCAACGACCCGGTGATCACGCTCAAGCGCGCGCTGGAGAACGTGAAGCCGACCCTTGAGGTGCGTTCCCGCCGTGTCGGTGGCGCGACCTACCAGGTGCCGGTGGAGGTGCGTCCCGGGCGTTCCTCGACGCTCGCGCTGCGCTGGCTCGTGGGGTACTCCCGCGCCCGCCGTGAGAAGACCATGACCGAGCGGCTGATGAACGAGCTGCTCGACGCCTCCAACGGGCTCGGTGCCTCCGTGAAGAAGCGCGAGGACACCCACAAGATGGCCGAGTCCAACAAGGCCTTCGCGCACTACCGCTGGTAG
- the fusA gene encoding elongation factor G, whose translation MATTSLDLARVRNIGIMAHIDAGKTTTTERILYYTGVSYKIGEVHDGAATMDWMEQEQERGITITSAATTCHWPLEEVDHTINIIDTPGHVDFTVEVERSLRVLDGAVTVFDGVAGVEPQSETVWRQADRYGVPRICFVNKLDRTGADFFRCVDMIVDRLKATPLVMQLPIGAEAGFKGVIDLVRMKALVWSEETKLGEMYDVVDIPEDLRGQAEEWHAKLVEAVAENDEEMMERYLEGEEPSVEQLYAAVRRVTLASTGAEGSSTVTPVFCGTAFKNKGVQPLLDAVVRYLPSPLDVEAVEGHSPRDPEEVILRKPSEDEPLAALAFKIASDPHLGKLTFIRVYSGVLTAGAQVQNSVKEKKERIGKIYRMHANKREEIDRVGAGDIVAVMGLKQTTTGETLCDAAKPVILESMDFPAPVIEVAIEPKSKGDQEKLGIAIQRLAEEDPSFQVKADQETGQTIISGMGELHLDVLVDRMKREFKVEANVGKPQVAYRETLRRAVERVDYTHKKQTGGSGQFAKVQIALEPLEGDGYEFENKITGGRIPREYIPSVDAGCQEAMEFGVLAGYPLTGVKVTLLDGAYHDVDSSEMAFKIAGSMAFKEAARKASPALLEPLMAVEVTTPEDYMGDVIGDINSRRGQIQAMEDRSGAKVVKALVPLSEMFGYVGDLRSKTSGRASYSMQFDSYGEVPKNVAEEIIAKAKGE comes from the coding sequence ATGGCTACCACTTCACTTGACCTGGCCAGGGTTCGCAACATCGGGATCATGGCCCACATCGACGCGGGCAAGACGACGACCACCGAGCGCATCCTTTACTACACCGGCGTGAGCTACAAGATCGGTGAGGTTCACGACGGCGCCGCCACGATGGACTGGATGGAGCAGGAGCAGGAGCGCGGCATCACGATCACCTCCGCCGCCACCACCTGCCACTGGCCGCTCGAAGAGGTCGACCACACGATCAACATCATCGACACCCCCGGGCACGTCGACTTCACGGTCGAGGTGGAGCGCTCGCTGCGCGTCCTGGACGGTGCCGTCACGGTGTTCGACGGTGTGGCCGGTGTCGAGCCGCAGTCCGAGACCGTCTGGCGTCAGGCGGACCGCTACGGCGTTCCGCGGATCTGCTTCGTGAACAAGCTGGACCGCACCGGGGCGGACTTCTTCCGCTGCGTCGACATGATCGTCGACCGGCTGAAGGCCACCCCGCTGGTCATGCAGCTGCCGATCGGCGCCGAGGCGGGCTTCAAGGGCGTGATCGACCTCGTCCGCATGAAGGCGCTGGTGTGGTCCGAGGAGACCAAGCTCGGCGAGATGTACGACGTCGTCGACATCCCGGAGGACCTGCGCGGCCAGGCCGAGGAGTGGCACGCCAAGCTGGTCGAGGCCGTCGCGGAGAACGACGAGGAGATGATGGAGCGCTACCTGGAGGGCGAAGAGCCTTCCGTGGAGCAGCTCTACGCGGCCGTCCGCCGCGTCACCCTCGCGTCCACGGGCGCCGAGGGCTCCTCGACCGTGACCCCGGTGTTCTGCGGCACCGCCTTCAAGAACAAGGGCGTGCAGCCCCTGCTCGACGCGGTCGTGCGGTACCTGCCGTCGCCGCTGGACGTCGAGGCCGTCGAGGGCCACTCCCCGCGGGACCCGGAGGAGGTCATCCTCCGCAAGCCGTCCGAGGACGAGCCGCTGGCCGCTCTCGCGTTCAAGATCGCCAGCGACCCGCACCTGGGCAAGCTGACCTTCATCCGCGTCTACTCCGGCGTGCTCACCGCGGGCGCGCAGGTGCAGAACTCCGTCAAGGAGAAGAAGGAGCGGATCGGGAAGATCTACCGCATGCACGCCAACAAGCGTGAGGAGATCGACCGGGTCGGCGCCGGCGACATCGTCGCCGTGATGGGGCTCAAGCAGACCACCACGGGTGAGACGCTGTGCGACGCGGCGAAGCCGGTGATCCTGGAGTCCATGGACTTCCCGGCCCCGGTCATCGAGGTCGCGATCGAGCCCAAGTCCAAGGGCGACCAGGAGAAGCTGGGCATCGCGATCCAGCGGCTGGCCGAGGAGGACCCGTCCTTCCAGGTCAAGGCCGACCAGGAGACCGGTCAGACGATCATCTCGGGCATGGGCGAGCTGCACCTCGACGTGCTGGTCGACCGGATGAAGCGCGAGTTCAAGGTCGAGGCCAACGTCGGCAAGCCGCAGGTCGCCTACCGGGAGACCCTGCGCCGGGCCGTCGAGCGGGTCGACTACACCCACAAGAAGCAGACCGGTGGCTCCGGTCAGTTCGCGAAGGTGCAGATCGCCCTGGAGCCGCTTGAGGGCGACGGGTACGAGTTCGAGAACAAGATCACCGGTGGTCGCATCCCCAGGGAGTACATCCCCTCGGTGGACGCGGGCTGCCAGGAGGCGATGGAGTTCGGCGTGCTCGCCGGCTACCCGCTGACCGGCGTCAAGGTGACCCTGCTCGACGGCGCGTACCACGACGTGGACTCCTCCGAGATGGCCTTCAAGATCGCCGGTTCCATGGCGTTCAAGGAGGCCGCACGGAAGGCCAGCCCCGCACTCCTCGAACCGTTGATGGCCGTGGAGGTCACGACGCCCGAGGATTACATGGGTGACGTCATCGGTGACATCAACTCCCGCCGTGGCCAGATCCAGGCCATGGAGGACCGCAGCGGCGCGAAGGTCGTCAAGGCCCTGGTGCCCCTGTCGGAGATGTTCGGTTACGTCGGTGACCTGCGCAGCAAGACCTCCGGTCGCGCGAGTTACAGCATGCAGTTCGATTCCTACGGTGAGGTTCCCAAGAACGTCGCCGAGGAGATCATCGCGAAGGCCAAGGGCGAGTAA
- the tuf gene encoding elongation factor Tu has protein sequence MAKAKFERTKPHVNIGTIGHIDHGKTTLTAAITKVLHDAYPDLNETFAFENIDKAPEERQRGITISIAHVEYQTESRHYAHVDCPGHADYIKNMITGAAQMDGAILVVAATDGPMPQTKEHVLLARQVGVPYIVVALNKADMVDDEEIMELVELEVRELLTEYEFPGDDVPVVKVSALKALEGDPEWAQTVLELMKAVDEAIPQPERDIDKPFLMPIEDVFTITGRGTVVTGRIERGVLKVNETVDIIGIKEEKASTTVTGIEMFRKLLDEGRAGENVGLLLRGIKREDVERGQVIIKPGSVTPHTEFEATAYILSKDEGGRHTPFFNNYRPQFYFRTTDVTGVVHLPEGTEMVMPGDNTDMRVELIQPVAMEEGLKFAIREGGRTVGAGQVTKIVK, from the coding sequence GTGGCGAAGGCGAAGTTCGAGCGGACTAAGCCGCACGTCAACATTGGCACCATCGGTCACATCGACCACGGCAAGACGACGCTTACCGCGGCGATCACCAAGGTGCTGCACGACGCGTACCCGGACCTGAACGAGACGTTCGCGTTCGAGAACATCGACAAGGCTCCTGAGGAGCGGCAGCGCGGTATCACCATCTCCATCGCGCACGTCGAGTACCAGACGGAGAGCCGGCACTACGCCCACGTCGACTGCCCGGGCCACGCTGACTACATCAAGAACATGATCACCGGTGCCGCCCAGATGGACGGCGCCATCCTCGTGGTCGCCGCCACGGACGGCCCGATGCCGCAGACCAAGGAGCACGTGCTCCTGGCCCGCCAGGTGGGTGTGCCGTACATCGTCGTCGCCCTGAACAAGGCCGACATGGTGGACGACGAGGAGATCATGGAGCTCGTCGAGCTTGAGGTCCGTGAGCTGCTCACGGAGTACGAGTTCCCGGGCGACGATGTCCCGGTGGTCAAGGTCTCCGCGCTGAAGGCGCTGGAGGGCGACCCCGAGTGGGCGCAGACCGTTCTTGAGCTGATGAAGGCCGTTGACGAGGCCATCCCGCAGCCGGAGCGCGACATCGACAAGCCGTTCCTCATGCCGATCGAGGACGTCTTCACGATCACCGGCCGCGGCACGGTCGTGACCGGCCGTATCGAGCGCGGTGTCCTGAAGGTCAACGAGACCGTCGACATCATCGGCATCAAGGAAGAGAAGGCCTCGACGACCGTCACCGGCATCGAGATGTTCCGCAAGCTGCTCGACGAGGGCCGCGCCGGCGAGAACGTCGGTCTGCTGCTCCGCGGCATCAAGCGCGAGGACGTCGAGCGCGGTCAGGTCATCATCAAGCCGGGTTCGGTCACGCCGCACACCGAGTTCGAGGCGACCGCGTACATCCTGTCGAAGGACGAGGGTGGCCGTCACACCCCGTTCTTCAACAACTACCGCCCGCAGTTCTACTTCCGGACCACGGACGTGACCGGCGTGGTGCACCTCCCCGAGGGCACCGAGATGGTCATGCCCGGCGACAACACCGACATGCGCGTCGAGCTGATCCAGCCCGTCGCCATGGAGGAGGGCCTGAAGTTCGCCATCCGCGAGGGTGGCCGCACGGTGGGCGCCGGTCAGGTCACCAAGATCGTCAAGTGA
- a CDS encoding DUF485 domain-containing protein produces the protein MSTTRSRPGAEGPPPDGDLESRSVSMHADPRFVELRSRLLRFVVPASIVFLAWYLLYVLLSAYADGFMSTKVVGSANVALFFGLAQFVTTFTIAVLYSRYASRRFDGLADELRDELEGPAAGTVPGARKGEGA, from the coding sequence ATGTCGACGACGCGTTCCCGCCCGGGGGCCGAGGGCCCACCGCCCGACGGCGATCTGGAGAGCCGTTCGGTGAGCATGCACGCCGATCCGCGCTTCGTGGAGCTGCGGTCCCGGCTGCTGCGGTTCGTGGTGCCCGCGAGCATCGTCTTCCTCGCCTGGTACCTGCTGTACGTGCTGCTGTCCGCGTACGCCGACGGCTTCATGTCGACGAAGGTCGTCGGCAGCGCGAACGTGGCGCTGTTCTTCGGCCTGGCCCAGTTCGTCACGACCTTCACCATCGCGGTGCTGTACTCGCGGTACGCCTCCCGGCGCTTCGACGGGCTCGCCGACGAGCTGCGCGATGAGCTTGAGGGCCCGGCTGCCGGGACCGTTCCCGGCGCGCGGAAGGGGGAGGGCGCGTGA
- a CDS encoding solute symporter family protein yields the protein MITLAEESASQERLITVILFAALIALTLGVTVWASRQTKSATDFHSGGRGFTGIQNGFAIGGDYMSAASFLGIAGTIALFGYDGFLYSIGFLVAWLVALLLVAELLRNSGRFTMADVVSYRMRQRPVRTAASVSTLTVSIFYLLAQMVGAGALVALLLGIEEGETYLGMSSDVAKIVGIVVVGILMVTYVSFGGMTGTTWVQIIKAVMLMAGALLVTLLVLAIYDFDFGSLMNDAAAASGAGDAFLEPGQRYGVEVPGDAWQTLVNKLDLISLGLALVLGTAGLPHILIRFYTVPDSKTARKSVNWAIGIIGTFYLLTLVLGFGAAAIVGHEAITEQNAAGNTAAPQLAEAVGDHFGGDFWGAVMLAFIAAVAFATILSTVAGLTIASSSSLAHDFYNSVLRKGKASEREEVRVARFAAIGVGAVSIVLAVFAQNLNVAFLVALAFAIAASANLPTILLSLFWRRFNTRGAVAGIYGGLISAVGLVFFSPVVSGKGVDASGNNLSLFPESIDFHWFPLENPGLVSIPIGLLCAIIGTLTSKEADAEKFARLQVRALTGAGAERAADH from the coding sequence GTGATCACGCTCGCGGAGGAGAGCGCGTCGCAGGAACGGCTGATCACCGTCATCCTGTTCGCCGCGCTGATCGCCCTGACGCTCGGCGTCACCGTGTGGGCGAGCAGGCAGACCAAGTCGGCCACGGACTTCCACTCGGGCGGGCGCGGGTTCACCGGCATCCAGAACGGCTTCGCCATCGGCGGCGACTACATGTCGGCCGCCTCGTTCCTCGGCATCGCCGGCACGATCGCCCTGTTCGGCTACGACGGCTTCCTGTACTCGATCGGCTTCCTCGTGGCCTGGCTGGTGGCGCTGCTGCTGGTCGCGGAGCTGCTGCGGAACTCCGGCCGCTTCACGATGGCCGACGTCGTGTCCTACCGGATGCGGCAGCGCCCGGTGCGCACGGCGGCCTCGGTCTCCACGCTCACGGTGTCCATCTTCTACCTGCTGGCGCAGATGGTCGGCGCGGGCGCGCTGGTGGCGCTGCTGCTCGGCATCGAGGAGGGCGAGACCTACCTCGGGATGAGCTCGGACGTCGCCAAGATCGTCGGCATCGTCGTGGTCGGCATCCTGATGGTGACCTACGTGTCGTTCGGCGGCATGACCGGCACCACGTGGGTGCAGATCATCAAGGCCGTGATGCTCATGGCCGGCGCCCTGCTGGTCACGCTGCTCGTGCTGGCGATCTACGACTTCGACTTCGGCTCGCTGATGAACGACGCGGCGGCGGCCAGCGGCGCGGGGGACGCGTTCCTCGAACCGGGCCAGCGGTACGGCGTCGAAGTGCCGGGGGACGCCTGGCAGACCCTGGTCAACAAGCTTGACCTGATCAGCCTCGGACTCGCGCTCGTGCTCGGCACCGCGGGGCTGCCGCACATCCTGATCCGCTTCTACACCGTGCCCGACTCCAAGACCGCGCGGAAGTCGGTCAACTGGGCCATCGGCATCATCGGCACCTTCTACCTGCTGACCCTGGTGCTCGGCTTCGGCGCCGCCGCCATCGTCGGCCACGAGGCCATCACCGAGCAGAACGCGGCGGGCAACACGGCCGCGCCGCAGCTCGCCGAGGCCGTCGGCGACCACTTCGGCGGCGACTTCTGGGGCGCGGTGATGCTCGCGTTCATCGCCGCGGTGGCGTTCGCGACGATCCTCTCCACGGTCGCCGGGCTCACCATCGCGTCCTCGTCCTCGCTCGCGCACGACTTCTACAACAGCGTGCTGCGCAAGGGGAAGGCGAGCGAACGCGAGGAGGTGCGGGTGGCGAGGTTCGCGGCGATCGGCGTGGGCGCGGTGTCCATCGTGCTCGCCGTCTTCGCGCAGAACCTGAACGTCGCGTTCCTGGTGGCGCTGGCGTTCGCGATCGCCGCCTCGGCGAACCTGCCGACGATCCTGCTCAGCCTGTTCTGGCGGCGCTTCAACACCCGCGGTGCCGTGGCCGGCATCTACGGCGGGCTGATCAGCGCCGTGGGCCTGGTGTTCTTCTCGCCCGTGGTCTCGGGCAAGGGCGTGGACGCCTCGGGCAACAACCTGTCGCTGTTCCCCGAGAGCATCGATTTCCACTGGTTCCCGCTGGAGAACCCGGGCCTCGTCTCCATCCCCATCGGCCTGCTCTGCGCGATCATCGGCACGCTCACGTCCAAGGAGGCCGACGCCGAGAAGTTCGCCAGGCTCCAGGTCCGCGCGCTCACCGGCGCGGGCGCCGAGCGCGCCGCCGACCACTGA
- a CDS encoding DUF5954 family protein, with product MKDHRNGPPRHLTFRVTHRADPVSEVTEQDTIEAAERYPHIVIRGPVFGFAEQRREDGPAWRLLNDVSDGFAQHSRDGLNSYLWFKAKDETRPGDPLREQLLAAVARLETEPVNELRVGDTRYRIVRGDEFARIGPDGLEGPRPTDPDDPVRDLAERRDREAASRTRGFVIDHASPTGVMESIQRMELLPLHYEAKRIPRHIREDSRRALTTHPGLVLLPATFTFAERKSTSWEPMATLQSTPQEARATLYNYLAEFLPKLEQGVSAADAEVYARAAEEYRAGPADELCVLGRRFRVIRVERLMRIGPDGPEPPRASDEDPYGPMQLHPPLAEVEARERQRKPSAGPAPAGEPDAAGADGDAARGA from the coding sequence ATGAAAGATCACCGGAATGGCCCACCGCGCCATCTGACGTTCCGGGTGACCCACCGGGCCGACCCCGTTTCCGAGGTCACCGAGCAGGACACGATCGAGGCCGCCGAGCGGTACCCGCACATCGTCATCAGGGGCCCGGTCTTCGGCTTCGCGGAGCAGCGGCGCGAGGACGGCCCGGCGTGGCGCCTGCTGAACGACGTGTCCGACGGCTTCGCGCAGCACTCGCGGGACGGGCTGAACTCGTACCTGTGGTTCAAGGCCAAGGACGAGACCCGCCCGGGCGACCCGCTGCGCGAGCAGCTGCTGGCCGCGGTGGCCAGGCTGGAGACCGAGCCGGTGAACGAGCTGCGGGTGGGGGACACCAGGTACCGGATCGTGCGCGGCGACGAGTTCGCGCGGATCGGCCCCGACGGCCTTGAGGGCCCGCGGCCCACCGACCCCGACGACCCCGTGCGCGACCTGGCCGAGCGCCGCGACCGGGAGGCGGCGAGCCGCACCCGGGGGTTCGTCATCGACCACGCGAGCCCGACCGGAGTCATGGAGAGCATCCAGCGGATGGAGCTGCTCCCGCTGCATTACGAGGCCAAGCGGATCCCGCGGCACATCAGGGAGGACTCGCGGCGGGCGCTGACCACCCACCCCGGGCTCGTGCTGCTGCCCGCCACGTTCACGTTCGCCGAGCGGAAGTCCACGTCCTGGGAGCCGATGGCCACCCTCCAGTCCACGCCCCAGGAGGCGCGCGCCACGCTGTACAACTACCTGGCCGAGTTCCTGCCCAAGCTGGAGCAGGGGGTGTCGGCCGCCGACGCGGAGGTCTACGCGCGCGCCGCCGAGGAGTACAGGGCGGGGCCGGCCGACGAGCTGTGCGTGCTGGGCCGGCGCTTCCGCGTCATCCGCGTCGAGCGGCTGATGCGGATCGGCCCGGACGGCCCCGAGCCGCCCCGCGCCTCGGACGAGGACCCGTACGGACCGATGCAACTGCACCCGCCGCTCGCTGAGGTGGAGGCCAGGGAGCGGCAGCGCAAGCCCTCGGCGGGCCCGGCACCCGCGGGGGAGCCCGACGCGGCGGGCGCCGACGGCGACGCGGCCCGCGGCGCCTGA
- a CDS encoding sensor histidine kinase, whose translation MLDRMRRERSDDALTARVLAAVHKIDADLHDGLGGRGAPSAARRLRRLLAAGSVVLADLNGPVAVAGQAPDEAEFTALLGQVYEHATQAHRPPWTAVPLIVAGELSGALAVREGGDAELPAVAALVARSLDHAALRRARSRIAQADLRTLRAQISPHFLHNALAVIGARIRTEPDRARMLLNDFADYLRYSFSTQGDYATVADELQAVQTYLELQRARFDDRMELTVRMAPEVLPVALPFLVIQPIVENAVRHGLEPKPGPGAISVSGFGEGPLCVIEVEDDGVGMDPAFAQAVLAGERPRRAGAAPDGGRKGVGLANVDQRLRTVYGAEYGLVIETAPGSGTRVVVRVPRFMRGVVAN comes from the coding sequence ATGCTGGACCGGATGCGCCGGGAGCGGAGCGACGACGCCCTGACCGCCAGGGTGCTCGCCGCCGTGCACAAGATCGACGCGGACCTCCACGACGGCCTCGGCGGCCGGGGCGCGCCCTCGGCCGCCCGCCGGCTGCGCCGGCTGCTCGCGGCAGGCTCCGTCGTGCTCGCCGACCTCAACGGCCCCGTGGCCGTGGCGGGCCAGGCGCCGGACGAGGCGGAGTTCACCGCGCTGCTCGGCCAGGTCTACGAGCACGCGACGCAGGCGCACCGGCCGCCGTGGACGGCCGTTCCGCTGATCGTCGCGGGCGAGTTGTCCGGCGCGCTGGCCGTGCGCGAGGGCGGCGACGCCGAACTGCCCGCGGTGGCCGCGCTCGTGGCCCGCTCCCTCGACCACGCGGCGCTGCGCAGGGCCAGGAGCCGGATCGCGCAGGCCGACCTGCGCACGCTGCGGGCGCAGATCTCGCCGCACTTCCTGCACAACGCGCTCGCGGTCATCGGCGCCAGGATCAGGACGGAGCCCGACCGCGCGCGCATGCTGCTGAACGACTTCGCCGACTACCTGCGCTACAGCTTCTCGACCCAGGGCGACTACGCCACGGTCGCCGACGAACTCCAGGCGGTGCAGACCTACTTGGAGCTCCAGCGGGCCCGTTTCGACGACCGCATGGAACTGACCGTGCGCATGGCACCCGAGGTGCTGCCCGTCGCCCTGCCCTTCCTGGTCATCCAGCCGATCGTGGAGAACGCCGTCCGGCACGGCCTCGAACCCAAGCCGGGCCCGGGAGCCATCAGCGTCTCCGGCTTCGGCGAGGGCCCCCTGTGCGTGATCGAGGTGGAGGACGACGGGGTCGGGATGGACCCCGCGTTCGCCCAGGCGGTCCTGGCCGGGGAACGCCCGCGCCGGGCCGGCGCCGCCCCGGACGGTGGCCGCAAGGGAGTCGGGCTCGCGAACGTCGACCAGCGGCTGCGCACCGTGTACGGCGCGGAGTACGGGCTGGTGATCGAGACGGCGCCGGGCAGCGGCACCCGGGTCGTGGTGCGGGTGCCGCGTTTCATGCGAGGAGTGGTCGCGAATTGA
- a CDS encoding LytR/AlgR family response regulator transcription factor has product MLRALVVEDEASTRRELAAMLAALPEIGPVSQADGGEAAVRLLGTETFDAAFLDISMPGLDGMEVARVLSVLSAPPAIVFVTASEHHAVDAFGIGAADYLLKPVRPERLAEAVARVGALRRPGPAQGAAGAAEELSVVQIETGRQTVFVHRDDIQFAEAHGDYVRLHTAAGSHLIRLSLTYLEEVWAEAGFVRAHRGYLVAVGWVKDLRVSSASGLLARTPAGDVPVSRRHSRALKERLLAAVRDDAGRGGPGPPGGGRGRGGAGGA; this is encoded by the coding sequence GTGCTGCGGGCCCTCGTGGTCGAGGACGAGGCGTCCACCCGGAGGGAGCTGGCGGCGATGCTCGCCGCCCTGCCCGAGATCGGCCCGGTCAGCCAGGCCGACGGCGGGGAGGCGGCCGTGCGGCTGCTCGGCACGGAGACCTTCGACGCCGCGTTCCTCGACATCTCCATGCCCGGCCTCGACGGCATGGAGGTCGCCCGGGTCCTGAGCGTGCTCTCGGCGCCGCCGGCCATCGTGTTCGTCACCGCGTCAGAGCACCACGCGGTGGACGCGTTCGGCATCGGAGCGGCCGACTACCTGCTCAAGCCGGTGCGGCCCGAGCGGCTCGCGGAGGCGGTGGCCAGGGTCGGCGCGCTGCGGCGCCCCGGACCGGCGCAGGGGGCGGCGGGGGCGGCCGAGGAGCTGTCCGTGGTCCAGATCGAGACCGGGCGGCAGACCGTCTTCGTGCACCGCGACGACATCCAGTTCGCCGAGGCGCACGGCGACTACGTCCGCCTGCACACGGCCGCCGGGTCGCACCTGATCCGGCTGTCCCTGACCTACCTGGAGGAGGTGTGGGCCGAGGCCGGCTTCGTCCGCGCCCACCGCGGCTACCTGGTCGCCGTCGGCTGGGTCAAGGACCTGCGGGTCTCCAGCGCCTCCGGGCTGCTCGCCAGGACCCCGGCCGGCGACGTCCCGGTCAGCCGGCGGCACTCCAGGGCGCTGAAGGAACGGTTGCTCGCCGCCGTCCGGGACGACGCCGGCCGGGGCGGGCCAGGGCCGCCGGGCGGCGGCCGGGGCCGCGGGGGCGCGGGCGGGGCCTGA
- a CDS encoding sodium/solute symporter: protein MTGLLAIGLLFAASMAIGVHGVRATRLTTPDFLVASRRVTPGLNAMAIAGEYVSAASVLGLAGLMLKNGIGSLWYAVGFTAGYVAVAALVAGPMRRSGAYTVPDFADYRLGSEAIRKLCAVIVLVIMWLYLVPQFKGAGMVLHLVSGTPYWVGVVLAGAVVSVSIAAGGMRSATYVQGFHYVVKLLFIAVPAIFLVVHAGADARAEALRMDVSEWSRPLLDLEGSGQPLLATWSVLLATTLGAVGLPHVIMRFHTSATARAARRVAVGVIVLLGVFYLFPAVYGLLGRVFTPGLVRGGDTDTVTVVLPGEIVPGGWGAVLTAIVAAGAFAAFLSTSSGLLMALAGGLSHDLSRASVPRLRLAVAAGALVAVLLSLPARSVDINVAVGWAFAVAASTFCPLLVLGIWWRGLTTAGAAAGLAAGVCAATGAALASVLTDPGPGWLVVLLAQPAAWTVPLAFAVMIVVSLLGRPPEWAERAVLRLHAPGPAEAEGGP from the coding sequence ATGACAGGACTGCTCGCGATCGGGCTGCTGTTCGCCGCCAGCATGGCCATCGGCGTCCACGGGGTGCGCGCCACCCGCCTGACCACCCCCGACTTCCTCGTGGCCTCGCGCCGGGTCACGCCGGGCCTGAACGCCATGGCCATCGCGGGCGAGTACGTGTCCGCCGCCTCGGTGCTCGGCCTCGCCGGGCTGATGCTCAAGAACGGCATCGGCAGCCTGTGGTACGCCGTCGGCTTCACCGCGGGCTACGTCGCGGTCGCCGCCCTGGTCGCTGGGCCCATGCGGCGCTCGGGCGCGTACACGGTGCCGGACTTCGCGGACTACCGGCTCGGCTCCGAGGCGATCCGCAAGCTGTGCGCGGTCATCGTCCTGGTGATCATGTGGCTGTACCTGGTGCCGCAGTTCAAGGGCGCGGGCATGGTGCTGCACCTGGTCAGCGGCACGCCGTACTGGGTGGGCGTGGTGCTGGCCGGCGCGGTGGTGAGCGTGTCGATCGCGGCCGGCGGCATGCGGTCGGCGACGTACGTGCAGGGCTTCCACTACGTCGTCAAGCTGCTGTTCATCGCGGTGCCCGCGATCTTCCTCGTCGTGCACGCCGGGGCGGACGCGCGCGCCGAGGCGTTGCGCATGGACGTCTCCGAGTGGAGCCGGCCGCTGCTCGACCTGGAGGGCTCGGGGCAGCCGCTGCTCGCGACCTGGTCGGTGCTGCTGGCCACCACGCTCGGCGCGGTCGGCCTGCCGCACGTCATCATGCGCTTCCACACCAGCGCGACGGCCAGGGCCGCCCGCCGCGTCGCGGTCGGCGTGATCGTGCTGCTCGGCGTCTTCTACCTCTTTCCCGCGGTCTACGGGCTGCTCGGCCGGGTGTTCACGCCAGGACTGGTCCGCGGCGGCGACACCGACACGGTGACGGTCGTCCTGCCGGGGGAGATCGTGCCGGGCGGTTGGGGGGCGGTGCTGACCGCCATCGTCGCGGCCGGGGCGTTCGCCGCGTTCCTCTCCACCTCGTCCGGGCTGCTGATGGCGCTGGCCGGGGGCCTGTCGCACGACCTGTCGCGGGCGAGCGTGCCCCGGCTGCGGCTCGCGGTGGCCGCCGGCGCGCTGGTCGCGGTGCTGCTCTCGCTGCCCGCACGGAGCGTGGACATCAACGTGGCGGTGGGCTGGGCGTTCGCGGTGGCCGCCTCGACGTTCTGCCCGCTGCTCGTGCTCGGCATCTGGTGGCGGGGGCTGACCACGGCCGGCGCGGCGGCCGGTCTCGCCGCGGGCGTCTGCGCCGCGACGGGCGCCGCGCTGGCCTCGGTGCTGACCGACCCAGGACCCGGCTGGCTGGTCGTGCTGCTCGCGCAGCCCGCGGCCTGGACCGTACCCCTTGCGTTCGCCGTAATGATTGTGGTATCGCTGCTCGGGCGTCCGCCGGAGTGGGCGGAACGGGCCGTGCTGCGGCTCCACGCGCCGGGACCGGCAGAGGCCGAGGGGGGTCCCTGA
- the rpsJ gene encoding 30S ribosomal protein S10: MAGQKIRIRLKAYDHEVIDNSAKKIVETVTRTGASVAGPVPLPTEKNVYCVIKSPHKYKDSREHFEMRTHKRLIDILDPTPKTVDSLMRLDLPAGVDIEIKL; the protein is encoded by the coding sequence ATGGCGGGACAGAAGATCCGCATTCGGCTCAAGGCCTACGACCACGAGGTCATCGACAACTCGGCGAAGAAGATCGTCGAGACGGTGACCCGTACGGGAGCGTCGGTCGCGGGCCCGGTGCCGCTGCCCACTGAGAAGAACGTGTACTGCGTCATCAAGTCGCCGCACAAGTACAAGGACTCGCGCGAGCACTTCGAGATGCGCACCCACAAGCGGCTGATCGACATCCTCGACCCCACCCCCAAGACCGTTGACTCGCTGATGCGCCTGGACCTTCCGGCCGGCGTCGACATCGAGATCAAGCTCTGA